A genomic stretch from Enterobacter dykesii includes:
- a CDS encoding MFS transporter — translation MSTVPLTGTPTYAGNDRLLAGIVMSVLTFWLFAQSVINVVPAMKNSLTISLETLTLAVSLSALFSGCFVVACGGFADKFGRMRMTYIGLMLSIVGSALLFISWEPVLFLLGRAIQGLSAACIMPATLALIKTWYEGNARQRAISFWVIGSWGGSGLSAFVGGTIATTLGWRWIFVFSMLVAVAALLLIRGTPESRSDAASRHKLDISGLVSFVCMLVLLNLFISKGHSWGWSSVLSLLVLGGAALAAVCFVLTGRRKGDVALIDFALFKNRAYSASVFSNFLLNGCIGTMMIASIWLQQGHHLSPLQTGIMTLGYLVTVLAMIRVGEKLLQRYGARLPMMTGPLLTATGITLISCTFLSKEIYIVTVFLSNILFGLGLGCYATPSTDTAVMNAPENKVGVASGVYKMGSSLGGAMGIAVTASLYALLLPLGMASAAQYALLFNSAICLASAGVTWALLPSERAPR, via the coding sequence ATGAGTACCGTTCCCCTGACAGGCACACCGACCTACGCCGGTAACGATCGGCTGCTGGCCGGTATTGTGATGAGCGTTCTGACGTTTTGGTTATTTGCGCAGTCGGTGATTAACGTTGTCCCGGCAATGAAAAATAGCCTGACTATCTCCCTCGAAACCCTCACGCTGGCGGTAAGCCTCAGCGCCTTGTTCAGCGGCTGTTTTGTCGTTGCCTGCGGGGGATTTGCCGACAAGTTTGGGCGTATGCGCATGACCTATATCGGCCTGATGCTGAGCATCGTCGGAAGCGCCCTGCTTTTCATCTCGTGGGAGCCGGTCCTGTTTTTGCTGGGAAGAGCGATACAGGGGCTGTCAGCGGCCTGCATCATGCCCGCCACGCTGGCGCTGATTAAAACCTGGTATGAAGGAAACGCGCGGCAGCGGGCCATCAGCTTTTGGGTCATTGGTTCATGGGGCGGCAGCGGCCTGAGCGCGTTTGTCGGCGGGACTATCGCCACCACGCTCGGCTGGCGCTGGATTTTTGTTTTTTCCATGCTGGTCGCGGTGGCGGCGCTGCTGCTGATCCGCGGCACGCCGGAAAGCCGAAGCGACGCCGCGAGCCGCCATAAGCTGGATATCAGCGGCCTGGTGAGCTTTGTCTGCATGCTGGTGCTGCTGAACCTGTTTATCAGTAAAGGGCACAGCTGGGGCTGGAGCAGCGTTTTATCGCTACTTGTGCTGGGTGGCGCCGCGCTGGCAGCGGTATGCTTTGTGCTTACCGGGCGACGTAAAGGTGATGTGGCGCTGATTGATTTTGCCCTGTTTAAAAACCGGGCCTACAGCGCGTCGGTATTCTCTAATTTTTTGCTCAACGGCTGCATTGGCACCATGATGATCGCCAGTATCTGGCTGCAGCAAGGACACCATCTTTCGCCGCTACAAACCGGCATCATGACGCTGGGATATCTGGTCACCGTGCTGGCGATGATTCGGGTCGGGGAAAAGCTGCTCCAGCGTTACGGGGCGCGCCTGCCGATGATGACCGGGCCGCTGCTGACCGCAACGGGTATCACGCTGATCTCCTGCACTTTCTTAAGCAAAGAGATCTATATTGTCACCGTTTTTCTCAGCAACATTTTATTTGGCCTGGGGCTGGGGTGTTACGCCACGCCGTCAACGGATACTGCGGTAATGAATGCGCCTGAAAACAAAGTTGGCGTGGCCTCAGGGGTTTACAAGATGGGCAGTTCGCTGGGCGGAGCAATGGGGATCGCCGTTACCGCGTCGCTGTATGCGCTGCTGCTGCCGCTGGGAATGGCCAGCGCCGCACAGTATGCGCTACTCTTCAACAGCGCAATTTGTCTCGCTTCGGCGGGAGTCACCTGGGCATTGCTTCCTTCAGAACGGGCCCCGCGATAG
- a CDS encoding PTS transporter subunit EIIC, with translation MMQMFSGASSGGWFEKAQRFGKSFMLPIAVLPAAGLLLGIGGALSNPNTLAAYPFLDVGWLQAIFTIMSSAGSIVFANLSVLFAVGVAVGLAKSDKGTAGLAALLAFLVMNATINALLILTGKLAHDNPGAVGQGMTLGIQTLETGVFGGVVIGLVTCTLHHRFNKIALPQFLGFFGGSRFVPIISSLAAILVGALMTVIWPHFQKLIFGLGGLVDATGYLGTLLYGFILRMLGPFGLHHIFYLPFWTTALGGSEIVNGHLVEGTQRIFFAQLADPNTQHFYEGTSRFMSGRFITMMFGLLGACLAMYHTAKPENKKRVAGLLLSAALTSFLTGITEPIEFSFLFIAPVLYVIHALFDGLAFMLAHMLHITIGQTFSGGFIDFVLFGILQGEAKTNWMFVPLVGVPWFFLYYFTFRYLINRFDFATPGREKEAIASEVTFSQSERAVAVIAGLGGKENLEEVDCCATRLRVTVKDGSKVNDAALKATGARGVIVRGNGVQVIYGPHVTIIKNEVEEILS, from the coding sequence ATGATGCAGATGTTCAGTGGCGCTTCTTCGGGGGGATGGTTTGAAAAAGCGCAGCGCTTTGGTAAATCCTTTATGTTGCCTATCGCCGTGCTGCCCGCGGCGGGTCTGCTGCTGGGGATAGGCGGTGCGCTATCGAATCCCAATACGCTGGCGGCTTATCCGTTTTTAGATGTGGGCTGGCTTCAGGCCATTTTCACCATCATGAGCAGCGCCGGTTCAATCGTGTTTGCAAACCTCTCGGTGCTGTTTGCGGTTGGGGTTGCCGTCGGGTTGGCAAAAAGCGATAAGGGCACGGCTGGGCTGGCGGCGCTACTCGCGTTTCTGGTGATGAATGCCACCATCAACGCGCTGCTGATCCTCACCGGCAAACTGGCGCACGACAACCCGGGCGCTGTGGGGCAGGGCATGACGCTGGGGATCCAGACGCTGGAAACCGGCGTGTTTGGCGGCGTGGTGATTGGTCTGGTGACCTGCACGCTCCATCACCGGTTTAATAAAATTGCGCTTCCGCAGTTCCTCGGGTTCTTTGGCGGCTCGCGCTTTGTCCCCATTATCAGCTCGCTGGCGGCGATACTCGTAGGCGCGCTCATGACCGTGATCTGGCCGCATTTCCAGAAGCTGATTTTTGGTCTCGGCGGGCTGGTGGATGCCACCGGCTATCTTGGCACCCTGCTGTACGGCTTTATTTTACGCATGCTGGGCCCGTTTGGTTTGCACCACATCTTCTATCTGCCGTTCTGGACCACCGCGCTCGGCGGCAGTGAGATTGTTAACGGTCACCTCGTTGAGGGCACACAGCGGATCTTCTTCGCCCAGCTGGCCGACCCGAACACGCAGCATTTCTATGAGGGCACGTCGCGCTTCATGTCCGGGCGCTTTATTACGATGATGTTTGGCCTGCTCGGCGCGTGTCTGGCGATGTACCACACGGCAAAACCGGAGAACAAAAAGCGCGTTGCCGGCCTGCTGCTCTCTGCGGCGTTAACCTCGTTCCTGACCGGGATTACCGAGCCTATCGAGTTCTCCTTCCTGTTTATTGCGCCGGTGCTTTACGTCATTCATGCGCTGTTTGACGGGCTGGCATTCATGCTCGCGCACATGCTGCATATCACCATCGGGCAAACCTTCTCCGGCGGTTTCATCGACTTCGTGCTGTTCGGCATTTTGCAGGGGGAGGCCAAAACTAACTGGATGTTCGTTCCGCTGGTCGGCGTGCCGTGGTTCTTCCTTTACTACTTCACCTTCCGCTACCTGATTAACCGCTTCGATTTTGCCACGCCGGGTCGGGAAAAGGAGGCGATAGCCAGTGAAGTGACCTTCTCGCAGAGCGAGCGCGCCGTTGCGGTAATCGCCGGATTAGGCGGAAAAGAGAATCTGGAAGAGGTGGACTGCTGCGCCACGCGGCTTCGCGTCACGGTGAAGGACGGCAGCAAAGTGAATGACGCGGCGCTGAAAGCCACCGGCGCGCGCGGCGTTATCGTGCGCGGTAACGGGGTTCAGGTCATCTATGGCCCGCACGTCACGATTATCAAAAACGAAGTGGAAGAGATCTTATCGTAA
- a CDS encoding M20 aminoacylase family protein — protein MTHPIVDALRDTEDRFTELRREFHRHPEIGFEEHKTSDRVASLLQQWGYEVHRGMAKTGVVGTLKVGNSSKSLGLRADMDALPMQENSGKAWSSTVEGKFHGCGHDGHTTTLLYAAAYLARTRNFSGTLHLIFQPAEELLYGGRVMLEDGLFEQFPCDHIFGLHNMPSQPLGKIGLRDGAMMASSDTVHIEVNGVGGHGAVPEHTVDATLVACHITLALQSIVSRNITPFQPVVVTVGSIQAGHAPNIINDKVLMKLTVRTLDETVRQTVLQRIHDIAVAQAESFNATATIRHVNGSPVLRNNPQANEMVRTVATDLFGQDAVSSVNAFMGSEDFAFMLEKNPNGCYFTLGAGDEPERCMVHNPGYDFNDKLLLTGAALWCALTEHYLR, from the coding sequence ATGACACATCCAATTGTTGACGCTCTGCGGGACACCGAAGATCGGTTCACTGAACTTCGTCGCGAATTCCACCGACACCCCGAAATTGGCTTCGAGGAGCACAAAACCAGCGACCGCGTCGCGTCACTCCTTCAACAGTGGGGCTATGAGGTCCACCGGGGAATGGCAAAAACCGGGGTGGTTGGTACCCTGAAGGTGGGCAACAGCAGCAAAAGCCTGGGCCTGCGCGCCGACATGGATGCGCTGCCAATGCAGGAAAACAGCGGCAAGGCGTGGAGTAGCACCGTCGAGGGAAAATTCCACGGCTGCGGGCACGATGGCCACACCACCACGCTGCTCTATGCCGCAGCATATTTGGCTCGCACCCGCAACTTTAGCGGTACGTTACATCTCATTTTTCAACCTGCGGAAGAGCTGCTGTATGGCGGACGCGTCATGCTGGAGGATGGCCTGTTTGAGCAGTTCCCCTGCGACCATATTTTCGGCCTGCACAATATGCCCTCCCAGCCGCTCGGGAAAATCGGCCTTCGCGATGGCGCCATGATGGCCTCTTCGGACACCGTTCATATTGAAGTCAACGGGGTGGGAGGGCACGGCGCCGTTCCGGAACACACCGTCGATGCCACGCTGGTTGCCTGCCACATCACCCTCGCCCTGCAGTCGATTGTGTCGAGGAATATCACCCCGTTCCAGCCGGTCGTCGTGACCGTGGGCAGCATCCAGGCGGGTCATGCTCCGAATATCATCAACGACAAGGTGTTAATGAAGCTGACCGTTCGCACGCTGGATGAAACGGTGCGTCAAACCGTGCTGCAGCGGATCCATGATATCGCCGTGGCGCAGGCTGAGAGCTTCAACGCCACGGCCACGATCCGTCACGTGAACGGGAGTCCGGTGCTAAGGAATAACCCGCAGGCCAATGAAATGGTGCGTACGGTAGCGACCGACCTGTTCGGTCAGGATGCCGTCTCGTCGGTGAATGCCTTTATGGGAAGCGAAGATTTTGCGTTCATGCTCGAGAAAAATCCCAACGGCTGCTACTTCACCCTCGGTGCGGGAGATGAGCCTGAACGCTGCATGGTGCATAACCCAGGCTATGACTTTAACGACAAGCTTCTCCTCACCGGCGCGGCACTCTGGTGCGCGTTGACCGAACATTATCTGCGTTAA
- a CDS encoding MurR/RpiR family transcriptional regulator, with amino-acid sequence MSDHENLLLKLRQEASGYSPTQQKLGEFVLSDPGRVLYLTITELARESHTSEASVTRLCRTLGCKGYNEFKMALALDIQQGQPARQGGDEIDNVVDESVQALQDTARLLDRTLLEKAALALHQAQSVQIYGVAASAILGEYLHYKLLRLGKPAQLFSDMHRAAMNATTLSKETLVVAISSSGSTRDLLHVVKLARKRGVKVLALSNTPRSPLASLSDMQLVAAKPEGPLSAGALNAKVGVMLLVELLTTSMIALDGHYGDVSQQTASATLPLLL; translated from the coding sequence ATGTCGGACCATGAAAATCTGCTGCTGAAGCTCCGCCAGGAGGCTTCCGGGTACAGCCCAACGCAACAAAAACTCGGCGAGTTTGTCCTCAGCGATCCTGGCCGGGTGCTCTACCTGACGATCACTGAACTGGCGCGCGAGAGCCACACCAGCGAAGCCAGCGTCACTCGCCTTTGCCGGACGCTGGGCTGCAAGGGCTATAACGAATTTAAAATGGCGCTTGCGCTGGATATTCAGCAGGGCCAGCCCGCGCGTCAGGGGGGGGATGAGATTGATAACGTCGTGGATGAGTCGGTGCAGGCTTTGCAGGATACCGCCCGACTCCTCGATCGCACGCTGCTTGAAAAGGCGGCGCTGGCGCTGCACCAGGCGCAATCCGTGCAGATTTATGGCGTCGCGGCCAGCGCGATCCTCGGGGAGTATCTCCACTACAAGCTGTTGCGGCTGGGCAAACCCGCACAGCTGTTTAGCGATATGCACCGCGCGGCCATGAATGCGACAACGCTTTCGAAAGAGACCCTGGTTGTGGCCATCTCCAGCTCGGGTTCAACGCGGGATTTGCTCCACGTGGTGAAGCTTGCCCGCAAGCGCGGCGTTAAGGTTCTGGCACTCAGCAATACGCCCCGCAGCCCGCTGGCGTCTCTGAGCGACATGCAGCTGGTTGCCGCCAAACCAGAAGGCCCTCTAAGTGCAGGCGCACTCAATGCTAAGGTTGGGGTGATGCTGCTGGTCGAGCTGCTGACCACGTCCATGATTGCGCTGGATGGTCATTACGGCGACGTTAGCCAGCAAACAGCCAGCGCCACGCTTCCCCTTTTGCTCTGA
- a CDS encoding SDR family oxidoreductase, with product MKMLLITGVTGFLGGAVLEKILTSDQSVELLLLARAGDPQSGLERVLDNMRKFNVPEDKLASLKVDNILIGDLSQPEAFLNDPRLDRVTHVVNCAAVASFGNNPLIWKVNVEGTLALARRMEQVTGLQRFLHVGTAMSCTPEQDSLVAESAEFRDNAEHLVEYTFSKSTIEQLMRQECPNLPLLIARPSIVVGHTRHGCTPSSSIFWVFSMGLMLQKFMCSMEDRIDVVPVDYCADAMLMLLNSNARPGEVVHISAGEENSVRFADIDQAMAQALEKAPVGDKYAQVSYETLVRMRRELKHIFGPCNERLMLKAMRLYGAFATLNVRFSNDKLLSMGMPKPPRFTDYIARCVQTTQGLTIPEQMAVDFK from the coding sequence ATGAAGATGTTACTGATTACAGGCGTGACCGGATTTCTGGGCGGTGCAGTTCTTGAAAAAATCCTGACCAGCGATCAATCCGTAGAACTCCTTTTGCTTGCGCGCGCCGGCGATCCGCAGAGCGGGCTGGAGCGCGTGCTGGATAACATGCGCAAGTTCAACGTTCCCGAGGACAAACTGGCCTCCCTGAAGGTGGATAATATCCTGATTGGCGATCTCAGCCAGCCTGAAGCCTTTCTCAACGATCCCCGTCTGGATCGGGTTACGCATGTCGTTAACTGTGCGGCCGTCGCCTCATTTGGTAATAACCCGCTGATCTGGAAGGTCAACGTTGAAGGTACGCTCGCGCTGGCGCGCCGTATGGAGCAGGTTACAGGACTGCAGCGTTTCCTCCACGTCGGCACCGCAATGTCATGCACGCCGGAGCAGGATTCCCTGGTCGCCGAAAGCGCTGAATTCAGAGATAATGCTGAACACCTGGTGGAATACACGTTTTCGAAGTCAACAATCGAACAGCTGATGCGCCAGGAGTGTCCTAACCTGCCGCTGCTCATCGCCCGTCCGTCCATCGTCGTCGGCCATACCCGTCACGGCTGCACGCCGTCGAGCAGCATTTTCTGGGTCTTTAGCATGGGCCTGATGCTGCAGAAGTTTATGTGCTCAATGGAAGACCGGATCGACGTTGTTCCGGTGGATTATTGCGCCGACGCGATGTTAATGCTGCTCAACAGCAACGCGCGTCCGGGGGAAGTAGTACACATTTCTGCGGGAGAAGAGAACAGCGTTCGCTTTGCGGATATCGATCAGGCAATGGCGCAGGCGCTGGAGAAAGCCCCCGTCGGGGATAAATATGCGCAGGTCAGCTACGAAACGCTGGTCAGAATGCGCCGCGAGCTGAAACATATTTTTGGGCCGTGCAACGAACGTCTGATGCTGAAAGCCATGCGGTTATACGGTGCGTTTGCCACGCTTAACGTGCGCTTCAGCAACGATAAGCTGCTGAGCATGGGAATGCCGAAGCCGCCCCGGTTTACGGATTATATCGCCCGCTGCGTGCAAACCACCCAGGGGCTGACCATTCCGGAGCAAATGGCGGTCGATTTTAAATAG
- the queE gene encoding 7-carboxy-7-deazaguanine synthase QueE, with protein sequence MQYPINEMFQTLQGEGYFTGVPAIFIRLQGCPVGCAWCDTKHTWDKLADREVSLFSILAKTKESDKWGAGSSEDLLAIIGRQGWTARHVVITGGEPCIHDLTPLTELLEKNGYSCQIETSGTHEVRCSHTTWVTVSPKVNMRGGYDVLSQALERADEIKHPVGRVRDIEALEELLATLTDEKQRVIALQPISQKEDATRLCIETCIARNWRLSMQTHKYLNIA encoded by the coding sequence ATGCAGTACCCGATTAACGAGATGTTCCAGACCCTGCAAGGCGAGGGTTACTTTACCGGCGTTCCCGCTATTTTCATTCGTTTACAGGGATGCCCGGTTGGCTGTGCCTGGTGTGATACCAAACATACGTGGGATAAGCTCGCAGATCGGGAAGTGTCGCTGTTTAGCATTCTGGCGAAAACCAAAGAGAGCGATAAGTGGGGCGCGGGCAGTTCTGAAGATCTGCTGGCCATTATTGGTCGTCAGGGCTGGACGGCGCGCCACGTGGTGATCACCGGCGGTGAACCCTGCATCCACGATCTGACGCCGCTGACCGAGCTGCTCGAAAAGAACGGCTACAGCTGCCAGATTGAAACCAGCGGCACCCATGAAGTGCGCTGTTCACACACGACCTGGGTGACGGTATCGCCAAAAGTGAATATGCGCGGTGGGTATGACGTGCTGTCTCAGGCGCTGGAGCGCGCGGATGAGATTAAGCACCCGGTAGGGCGCGTGCGTGATATCGAAGCGCTGGAAGAACTGCTGGCCACGCTGACGGATGAAAAGCAGCGGGTGATTGCCCTGCAGCCTATCAGCCAGAAAGAGGATGCAACGCGCCTGTGCATTGAAACCTGTATTGCGCGTAACTGGCGCCTGTCGATGCAGACGCACAAATATCTGAATATCGCCTGA
- a CDS encoding N-acetylmannosamine-6-phosphate 2-epimerase codes for MKTVLDNLKGKLVVSCQALENEPLHSPFIMSRMALAAAQGGAAAIRANSVVDIEAIKQQVSLPVIGIIKRDYPESEVFITATMKEVDELMSISPEIIALDATARERPGGESLETLVSRIRSRYPAVLLMADISTVGEAVTAQALGFDCVGTTLYGYTAETAGHSLPESDCAFLKAVLAAVTVPVVAEGNVDTPERAARCLALGAHTVVVGGAITRPQQITERFMAAIGAQSTDGA; via the coding sequence ATGAAAACTGTACTGGATAACCTGAAGGGAAAACTGGTCGTCTCCTGTCAGGCGCTGGAGAATGAACCGCTGCACAGCCCGTTTATTATGTCGCGGATGGCGCTGGCGGCGGCGCAGGGCGGAGCCGCGGCCATTCGTGCCAACAGCGTGGTCGATATTGAGGCCATTAAGCAGCAGGTCTCTTTGCCTGTTATCGGCATCATCAAACGGGATTACCCGGAAAGCGAGGTGTTTATCACCGCCACGATGAAAGAGGTGGATGAACTCATGAGCATCTCCCCGGAAATCATTGCGCTTGATGCGACGGCGCGGGAACGTCCCGGTGGTGAATCCCTGGAAACGCTGGTCTCGCGCATCCGCTCGCGCTATCCCGCGGTACTGCTGATGGCCGATATTTCCACCGTGGGCGAAGCCGTGACGGCGCAGGCGCTGGGCTTCGACTGCGTCGGCACCACGCTTTACGGCTATACGGCGGAAACGGCGGGCCATTCGCTTCCTGAGAGTGACTGCGCGTTCCTGAAGGCCGTGCTGGCTGCCGTGACGGTTCCCGTGGTTGCCGAAGGGAACGTGGATACGCCTGAACGCGCGGCCAGATGCCTGGCGCTGGGCGCGCATACGGTCGTCGTCGGCGGCGCGATCACCCGCCCGCAGCAAATTACCGAGCGTTTTATGGCGGCGATTGGCGCGCAAAGCACCGATGGAGCATGA
- a CDS encoding helix-turn-helix transcriptional regulator: MEQHGNEFAVVVEDIRLLTQDEGDSLTILWVLEGQAELQTAAGRETVSNNGLAVINRYQRWRFSSQSANVTLRVVLSGRWVIKLYNDFFAHDYAVPTESGGNWPQCDELRHLLRQLLVVTLVNDPHRFRLEANRWLSEILLLLIGRFQQPARQKPRDQHADVSKRIARVLERINASYTRRITLAEIAASEFVSEAWLSRLFRKEMGVSFMQYITALRLEKAADALRLTSRPLHQIALEHGFASTRMMTDRFRRYHNMSPGEFRKARRHRSDASPLRAGTGEQRFPVAVDRLFSLLRGAENRCWEPAPLTHSPRQERIVDLQQLYPLSSALRRARLVVTLRELDDLLREDVRQHLEALHEAIPIEGIDIAEPFLSSRLFATGWDDPHMAGYACWYNLQQLFTWVAKKGWTILLHTGVTTRCDLLKRFLQLSVNRFLPDITAGWHVVMHWSPQASAETQEHAWQAQRATVGAYLPQAKFGVWHRFSPVGTELGDDALFHSGILDQADFLACQADANELLDLARLDPAHLSSAENYPVLKIRQILAALRQRQRTLPVWLLSWNTLTGNTRATNGWFFRGALLMQNLLGLSEQVWLAGFWLNSGLQGEARANNTLDTSSLALQYNHGLPRPIYWVLWLWQRLRGEVLINDKSVLLLRHQGGYQLLLRNVVVFNPLLSSEEAFIQRFQQQYHLQLQGMCGEWRIRRHLFDRHNGALYPLLEGVRSDSGPDEEMWRWIAHKARPTLSLRDERLNDGWQMTESLESNALVLYEFMPLNGRDEEDHSPR, encoded by the coding sequence ATGGAGCAGCATGGGAACGAGTTTGCGGTAGTCGTTGAAGACATTCGCCTGCTCACGCAGGATGAAGGTGATTCGCTGACGATACTGTGGGTTCTGGAAGGGCAAGCCGAACTGCAAACCGCCGCAGGACGCGAGACGGTGTCAAATAACGGTCTTGCGGTGATAAACCGCTATCAGCGCTGGCGGTTCAGTAGCCAGAGCGCGAACGTAACGCTTCGTGTCGTTCTCTCCGGGCGGTGGGTAATCAAGCTGTACAATGACTTTTTTGCCCATGACTACGCGGTTCCGACAGAGTCCGGTGGAAACTGGCCGCAGTGTGACGAACTTCGGCACCTGCTGCGTCAGCTTCTGGTGGTGACGCTGGTGAACGATCCGCACCGCTTCAGGCTGGAGGCAAATCGCTGGCTGAGCGAGATCCTGCTGCTGCTGATTGGCCGCTTTCAGCAGCCTGCCCGCCAGAAACCCCGGGACCAGCACGCCGACGTCAGCAAGCGCATTGCCCGCGTGCTGGAGCGGATCAACGCCAGCTATACCCGGCGCATTACGCTGGCCGAAATTGCAGCGAGTGAGTTCGTCTCCGAAGCGTGGCTCTCCCGCCTCTTTCGAAAAGAGATGGGTGTCAGTTTTATGCAGTACATCACCGCCCTGCGGCTGGAAAAAGCGGCTGACGCCCTGCGCCTCACCAGCCGTCCTTTGCATCAGATTGCGCTGGAGCACGGGTTTGCCAGCACGCGCATGATGACCGATCGGTTCCGGCGCTATCACAATATGTCTCCGGGTGAGTTTCGTAAGGCCAGACGGCATCGCTCCGATGCGTCTCCGCTGCGGGCAGGCACGGGCGAGCAGCGCTTTCCCGTCGCGGTGGATAGGCTGTTTAGCCTGCTTAGAGGCGCTGAGAACCGCTGCTGGGAACCCGCTCCGCTAACCCACTCTCCGCGTCAGGAGCGAATAGTTGATCTGCAGCAGCTTTATCCGCTCTCGTCCGCGCTGCGCCGCGCGCGGCTGGTCGTCACCCTGCGCGAGCTCGACGATTTACTGCGGGAGGATGTTCGCCAGCATCTTGAGGCGCTTCACGAGGCGATCCCAATTGAGGGGATTGATATCGCTGAACCTTTTCTCAGCAGCCGTCTGTTCGCCACGGGATGGGACGATCCCCATATGGCGGGTTACGCCTGCTGGTACAATTTGCAGCAGCTGTTTACCTGGGTAGCAAAAAAAGGCTGGACGATCCTGCTGCACACGGGGGTCACCACCCGATGCGATCTTCTGAAGCGCTTTTTGCAGCTGTCGGTTAACCGATTTTTACCCGATATTACCGCAGGCTGGCACGTCGTGATGCACTGGTCTCCTCAGGCAAGCGCGGAAACCCAGGAGCACGCCTGGCAGGCTCAGCGGGCGACGGTCGGGGCCTACCTTCCACAGGCAAAGTTTGGGGTGTGGCATCGCTTCTCTCCCGTGGGTACTGAACTCGGCGACGACGCGCTGTTCCATTCTGGCATTCTGGACCAGGCCGATTTCCTCGCCTGTCAGGCGGATGCCAACGAGCTGCTCGATCTGGCGCGGCTGGATCCTGCACATCTCTCCTCGGCTGAAAACTATCCCGTGCTGAAGATTCGCCAAATACTCGCCGCCCTTCGCCAGCGGCAGCGCACGCTGCCGGTATGGTTACTCTCGTGGAATACCCTTACCGGGAATACGCGGGCAACCAACGGCTGGTTTTTTCGCGGCGCGCTGCTTATGCAAAATTTACTCGGGCTTTCAGAACAGGTCTGGCTGGCGGGATTCTGGCTGAATTCCGGTTTGCAGGGGGAAGCCAGGGCGAACAACACCCTCGATACATCGAGCCTTGCGCTTCAGTATAATCACGGCCTTCCGCGGCCTATCTACTGGGTGCTCTGGCTGTGGCAACGCCTGCGGGGAGAAGTGCTCATCAACGACAAGAGCGTGCTGCTGCTCCGCCATCAGGGGGGCTATCAGCTGCTGCTGCGTAACGTGGTGGTGTTCAATCCGCTGCTCTCCAGCGAGGAGGCTTTCATCCAACGTTTTCAACAGCAATATCATCTGCAGCTACAGGGGATGTGCGGCGAGTGGCGCATCAGGCGCCATCTTTTCGATCGGCACAATGGTGCGCTCTACCCGCTGCTGGAAGGGGTACGCAGCGACAGCGGGCCTGATGAAGAGATGTGGCGCTGGATTGCGCACAAAGCGCGTCCAACGCTTTCCTTACGCGATGAACGGCTTAATGACGGCTGGCAAATGACAGAATCACTGGAAAGTAACGCGCTCGTGCTCTATGAGTTCATGCCGCTAAACGGGCGTGATGAAGAGGATCACTCTCCGCGATAG